One Endozoicomonas gorgoniicola DNA window includes the following coding sequences:
- the ubiE gene encoding bifunctional demethylmenaquinone methyltransferase/2-methoxy-6-polyprenyl-1,4-benzoquinol methylase UbiE, giving the protein MTSSHDSGRPSSEPNNNDGGRQTTHQVRQNVRDQERTHFGFREVPPDEKESLVAGVFHSVATRYDVMNDLMSMGVHRLWKRFAIELSAVRRGHQVLDIAGGTGDLAKQFARRVGDNGRVVLADINESMLRVGRDRLVNDGLAGNIEYVQANAECLPFPDNTFDCITIAFGLRNVTDKPAALASMCRVLKPGGRLLVLEFSKTRNPLLTKVYDTYSFNLLPVMGKLIANDSESYKYLAESIRKHPDQDTLERMMKDAGFVNTTYHNMTGGIVALHKGVKP; this is encoded by the coding sequence ATGACCAGCAGCCATGACAGCGGGAGACCATCGTCAGAACCCAATAATAATGACGGTGGCCGCCAGACAACTCATCAGGTTCGACAAAACGTTCGGGATCAGGAAAGAACCCACTTCGGTTTCAGAGAAGTGCCTCCTGACGAAAAAGAAAGCCTGGTAGCGGGTGTTTTTCACTCAGTTGCCACTCGTTACGATGTGATGAACGACCTGATGTCCATGGGGGTTCACCGGCTATGGAAGCGGTTTGCCATTGAGCTGTCTGCGGTCCGGCGTGGGCATCAGGTGCTTGATATTGCGGGTGGAACAGGTGATCTGGCGAAACAGTTTGCCCGTCGGGTGGGCGACAATGGCCGGGTGGTTCTGGCGGACATTAATGAGTCCATGCTCAGAGTCGGGCGCGACCGACTGGTGAATGATGGCCTGGCTGGCAATATTGAATACGTTCAGGCCAATGCTGAATGCCTGCCCTTTCCGGATAATACCTTTGATTGTATCACCATTGCCTTCGGTCTACGGAATGTGACCGACAAACCGGCTGCACTGGCGTCCATGTGTCGGGTTCTGAAACCGGGCGGGCGATTACTGGTACTGGAGTTTTCCAAAACCCGCAACCCGCTTCTGACCAAGGTTTACGACACGTATTCTTTTAATCTGCTGCCAGTAATGGGCAAGCTGATTGCCAATGATTCCGAGAGCTATAAATATCTGGCAGAAAGCATTCGCAAGCATCCGGATCAGGACACACTGGAAAGGATGATGAAAGACGCCGGTTTTGTGAATACCACGTATCACAACATGACCGGTGGCATTGTTGCCTTGCATAAGGGAGTCAAGCCCTGA
- a CDS encoding RNA-guided endonuclease InsQ/TnpB family protein: protein MNKRAFKYRFYPTPEQETLLAQTFGCIRFVYNHILRWRTDEYYNNGCSINYNAASKQLTELKKNPEYQWLKDVSSVPVQQALRHQQTAFKNFWEGRAKYPTFKKRHAKQSATFAASAFKYKEGQLFIAKSKEPLNIRWSRELSSEPSSITISKDRAGRYFVSMLCEFEAKPMPISNKTVGIDLGLNDLFVTSDGQKSGNPRHTKRYEQKLAYLQRKLVKKQKSSNNRAKAKLKVARLHAKIADCRMDATHKASRKLINENQVVCVESLNVKGMIKNPKLAKHIADANWGEFVRQLQYKAEWAERIVVQIDRFFPSSRRCSSCGFIHESLPLSIREWKCPKCNTLHDRDINAAINIKTAGLAGLACGATGTGVAA from the coding sequence ATGAATAAACGAGCTTTCAAATACAGATTTTACCCAACGCCTGAGCAGGAAACCTTGCTTGCTCAGACGTTTGGCTGTATTCGGTTCGTTTACAACCATATCCTTCGCTGGCGTACTGATGAGTACTACAACAATGGTTGTAGTATTAATTACAATGCCGCCTCGAAGCAGCTTACAGAGCTGAAAAAGAACCCTGAGTACCAGTGGTTGAAAGATGTTTCTTCTGTACCTGTTCAGCAAGCACTACGACACCAGCAAACCGCCTTCAAAAACTTCTGGGAAGGTCGGGCGAAATACCCCACTTTCAAAAAGAGACACGCAAAGCAGAGTGCTACTTTTGCCGCTTCTGCTTTCAAGTACAAAGAAGGTCAGCTATTCATAGCTAAAAGCAAAGAGCCTTTGAATATCCGCTGGAGCAGAGAGCTATCGTCAGAGCCTTCCAGCATAACCATCAGCAAAGACAGAGCTGGACGCTACTTTGTATCCATGCTGTGCGAGTTTGAAGCTAAACCAATGCCTATTTCTAACAAGACAGTGGGCATTGATTTAGGCTTAAATGATCTGTTCGTCACTTCAGACGGCCAAAAATCCGGTAATCCAAGACACACCAAGCGTTACGAGCAAAAGCTCGCCTACCTTCAGCGTAAGCTGGTGAAAAAGCAGAAAAGCAGTAACAACCGAGCTAAAGCAAAGCTCAAGGTTGCCCGCCTTCATGCGAAAATAGCTGATTGCCGGATGGATGCTACTCATAAAGCATCCCGCAAACTAATTAACGAGAACCAAGTTGTTTGTGTAGAGTCCCTGAATGTGAAAGGCATGATCAAAAATCCAAAACTGGCAAAGCATATAGCTGATGCAAACTGGGGTGAATTTGTACGGCAGTTGCAGTACAAAGCCGAGTGGGCAGAAAGGATTGTTGTTCAGATAGACCGATTCTTTCCCAGCTCCAGGCGTTGCTCCAGTTGCGGATTCATCCATGAAAGTTTGCCGTTGTCTATCCGTGAATGGAAATGCCCGAAGTGCAATACCCTTCACGACAGGGATATTAATGCGGCAATCAATATCAAAACCGCCGGGCTGGCGGGGTTGGCCTGTGGAGCGACTGGAACGGGGGTTGCAGCCTAG
- a CDS encoding TonB-dependent receptor plug domain-containing protein, which produces MKKALSGAITFALVSGAYADSVASNNSSQEVIVREKADAGLTSQHTLTAQDIKKRPTGDGNLTDLLKSNPAVKFSNSSHSGLNQGEIKPADISIHGSTAYQNAFLLDGLSINNDLDPVDSDDVTTARHASDEQGMYIDSRLIDSLTVYDSNIPVEFGGFTGGVVDATSRSWQGDTRGSVYIRQTKSSWNQTHVDRNLKFNSENNDLSNPARFQPEYSKMNYGLNYEMGITDDLGVVLSLSRRESKIPMVNVPGKHLSIDGQGGLMIADVAGGTKNQKRVSNNAFTKFTWYATPRTIVNWSLAYSGYEADMFMNGVANSDYSDLHNAYSTNLEVDHSFDRSTLVLSLGYNHMVDKRDSEVDYWVQLDDYSDWRNPTSYASGGIGDLKSVQKTTSAKAKLVFDPVQWGGLTHNVTVGSEYNYTDAAFIRDQNYYRNTYRGTQDFQSLGRVTVFQEGTYKTTHSSYAVYAQNEMQWGNVTVRPGVRVDHDNFVNRTNVAPRLSSSWNVFGDGNTLLTAGANRYYGRSMLTYALYEGQNGGLGHCYFGCNANSPDNDWNFIKDYEGMDQLKTPYNDEFTAGIQQLWGNSIWQLNYVHRKGRDEVKSHYKYPDSKDPGKARIRKFDNSGQSENDSITLSVSNRSPLRLMGAEHSAKLSLTWQESKSNTPKERGYSSFESGSSVDASKVWYDGKIIAAKDLPSTDFNSPLVLNLELIHEIRPYNLTWYNLFHWNASRNQATRHGNELAVDPETGNKVAKYDKVRFASTFTWDTKWQWKPASGKGMHASFEVYNVLNRKNAVDAFIYKNTVYRNFAPGRQFWVQLGYDF; this is translated from the coding sequence ATGAAAAAAGCATTAAGTGGTGCGATTACGTTTGCACTGGTTTCGGGGGCGTATGCCGATTCTGTGGCATCGAATAATTCCAGCCAGGAGGTAATCGTCAGGGAGAAGGCTGACGCCGGCTTGACCAGTCAGCATACATTGACGGCACAGGATATTAAGAAACGGCCAACAGGTGATGGCAACTTGACAGATTTATTAAAGTCGAATCCTGCCGTGAAGTTCTCCAACAGCAGCCACAGTGGTCTGAACCAGGGCGAAATAAAACCCGCCGATATCTCGATTCATGGCAGCACTGCTTATCAGAACGCGTTTTTGCTGGATGGGTTGAGTATTAATAACGATTTGGATCCGGTTGATTCAGATGATGTCACCACTGCCCGTCATGCCAGTGATGAACAGGGTATGTATATTGATAGTCGCCTGATTGACAGCCTGACGGTATACGACTCAAATATCCCTGTTGAATTTGGTGGCTTTACCGGAGGTGTCGTGGATGCCACCAGCAGAAGCTGGCAGGGTGATACGCGGGGAAGCGTTTATATCCGGCAGACAAAATCCAGTTGGAATCAAACCCATGTGGACAGGAACCTTAAGTTTAATTCCGAAAACAATGATTTATCGAATCCCGCCCGATTTCAGCCTGAATATAGCAAGATGAATTATGGACTGAACTATGAAATGGGTATCACCGATGATTTGGGCGTTGTACTTTCTCTGTCACGCAGGGAGTCGAAAATACCTATGGTGAATGTTCCCGGGAAACATCTGAGCATTGATGGTCAGGGAGGCCTTATGATTGCAGATGTTGCTGGAGGTACAAAAAACCAGAAGCGGGTTTCCAATAATGCCTTCACCAAATTCACCTGGTATGCGACACCGCGTACGATCGTAAACTGGTCTCTGGCTTATTCCGGCTATGAGGCCGATATGTTTATGAATGGTGTGGCGAATTCAGATTACAGTGATCTGCACAATGCTTATTCCACTAACCTGGAAGTTGATCATAGTTTTGACCGTTCTACCCTGGTGCTGTCTTTGGGCTATAACCATATGGTCGATAAGCGCGATAGTGAAGTCGATTACTGGGTGCAACTGGATGATTACTCAGACTGGAGAAACCCCACAAGCTACGCTTCTGGTGGTATTGGTGATCTGAAGTCAGTCCAGAAAACCACCTCGGCGAAAGCTAAGTTAGTCTTCGATCCTGTCCAGTGGGGTGGTTTGACGCACAATGTCACTGTTGGCTCTGAATATAATTACACCGACGCAGCATTCATCCGAGATCAGAATTATTATCGAAATACCTATCGGGGTACTCAGGATTTTCAATCCCTTGGTCGTGTGACTGTTTTTCAGGAAGGTACCTATAAGACAACGCACAGCAGTTATGCTGTCTATGCACAGAACGAAATGCAATGGGGTAATGTTACTGTTCGCCCTGGTGTACGTGTTGATCATGACAACTTCGTCAATCGCACTAACGTAGCGCCCCGTTTAAGTAGTAGCTGGAATGTGTTTGGCGATGGCAACACCTTGCTAACAGCCGGTGCTAACCGCTACTACGGCCGTTCCATGCTCACTTATGCTCTCTATGAAGGTCAAAATGGAGGTCTGGGGCATTGTTATTTCGGCTGCAACGCGAACTCCCCTGACAATGACTGGAATTTTATCAAAGACTACGAGGGGATGGATCAGCTGAAAACCCCCTATAACGATGAGTTTACTGCTGGCATCCAGCAACTATGGGGTAACAGTATCTGGCAGCTGAACTATGTACACCGGAAGGGGCGCGATGAGGTTAAGAGCCACTACAAATATCCAGACTCTAAAGATCCGGGTAAAGCTCGTATCAGAAAGTTTGATAATAGCGGACAGAGCGAGAATGACAGCATCACGCTGAGCGTTTCTAATCGCAGCCCACTCAGACTTATGGGAGCTGAGCACTCAGCAAAGTTATCGTTGACATGGCAGGAAAGTAAAAGTAACACGCCAAAAGAACGGGGTTACAGCAGCTTTGAATCCGGGTCAAGTGTCGATGCCAGCAAGGTCTGGTATGACGGTAAGATTATTGCTGCAAAAGATCTTCCTTCTACGGATTTTAACTCACCCCTGGTCTTGAATCTGGAGTTAATCCATGAAATCAGGCCTTACAACCTGACTTGGTACAACTTGTTCCATTGGAATGCAAGTCGTAATCAGGCCACCCGGCATGGAAATGAACTTGCTGTTGATCCTGAAACAGGTAATAAGGTTGCCAAGTACGACAAAGTTCGCTTCGCGTCTACCTTCACCTGGGACACCAAGTGGCAGTGGAAGCCGGCATCAGGCAAAGGCATGCATGCCTCCTTTGAGGTCTATAACGTGTTGAACCGGAAGAATGCCGTAGATGCTTTCATTTACAAGAATACTGTTTATCGCAACTTTGCTCCGGGGCGTCAGTTCTGGGTTCAGCTTGGATATGACTTCTAA
- a CDS encoding M16 family metallopeptidase, producing the protein MKLLQIFMLAGGVLLAGCQTSPPEQPESMIVSEGRLPLRKDMVSYQLDNGLEIRLLPRSVSEKNVEMRLLVKAGSLQETENERGLAHFVEHMAFKGTEDFPGQESFAQLEKEGISLGAHVNAITSFNSTTYQLSLPDATDKQIDTGLHILSQWAFAMTFDEQAVEKEREVIVEEWRIRQGVGQRINSELDDLRYRGTRMAVRSPIGLIEVVRNAPLSRARAFYERWYQPQNMVLLVAGGFDEDKIATQINDYFGSAVKGKQLATKEWGKLQEKGEKLKTALIFDAEQPGRFVQIMIQRTLSEPMNTVNSQWRDFIEQLWLAILNQRLTLMVDHQQFSRASIREQSVLLSPSLQQHLAILYPVDGDYEDSIRRFSRELHRLAKVPVSQAELDAVRNVLLQKLARKSASSARYSSRYLLNRIMDADSFQLPVMDKHQELEMVTTFLQEVTPSHLQASVQSMLQEARVNIALIGPDSDRKKIQEQTVASAWEQGLGSKVGSFTLRHQAVDFDLIPSGSTTPASKQLLNLKGESSSGTGEKWVLPNGLTILLYSDPDLSDQVQLNLRIAGGRSLETETGRNWISTALNLPFSCGFEEYSRKDLMALNKQYDMSLSPYSELLHHGFRGESSVESLEPLLKVLNMRLRRPVFCQDQLNRILILQKQQMKHLPAERRFMDAITLAAFDHGDTLVLQPKSLAEAPSANDLKQVDQRLLSDPSTMVVSISSRLPVKKMGELASSWLGSLQKLEALPYDGWRDQGVRPKHKAMEQRFPWGSSPKSMVQIQYSHNAQWSKRNQLVMAMIESAVNQRLRQVLRVENSGVYAIHMSQLLARDPQPYYLGRLNFTTAPTKADDLATRADAVVQGLVSKGMTMAEFKQAHRMVAMKRKQQQASAVYWTSALAQSMGDGAKIEELSDAAAQLDSITLDEVNGLMGQVLGRNRKLFVLEPMDKRAS; encoded by the coding sequence ATGAAGTTACTGCAAATATTTATGCTGGCCGGAGGAGTGTTGCTGGCCGGGTGTCAAACCTCGCCTCCGGAACAGCCTGAATCAATGATCGTTTCTGAAGGGAGGCTGCCGCTTCGTAAGGACATGGTCAGCTATCAGCTGGATAACGGTCTGGAGATTAGGCTGCTTCCCCGGTCAGTATCGGAAAAAAACGTTGAGATGCGACTTTTGGTGAAAGCTGGTTCCCTTCAGGAGACAGAAAACGAGCGGGGGCTGGCGCACTTTGTAGAGCATATGGCCTTTAAGGGAACTGAGGATTTTCCGGGGCAGGAGAGCTTTGCCCAACTTGAGAAGGAAGGTATTTCACTGGGCGCCCATGTGAATGCCATTACCAGTTTTAATTCAACCACCTATCAGCTATCTCTTCCTGATGCGACAGACAAGCAGATTGATACAGGTCTGCATATTCTCTCGCAGTGGGCATTTGCCATGACATTTGATGAGCAGGCTGTTGAAAAGGAGCGGGAAGTAATCGTCGAGGAGTGGCGGATTCGTCAGGGTGTTGGTCAGCGTATTAATTCTGAGTTGGATGATTTGCGCTACCGCGGCACCAGAATGGCGGTTCGCAGCCCTATTGGTTTGATTGAAGTCGTGCGGAATGCTCCGCTTTCCCGGGCCAGAGCTTTTTATGAACGTTGGTATCAGCCTCAGAACATGGTTTTGCTGGTTGCCGGTGGCTTTGATGAAGACAAAATTGCAACGCAAATAAACGATTATTTTGGTTCAGCTGTAAAAGGAAAGCAGCTGGCCACAAAGGAATGGGGAAAGCTGCAGGAAAAAGGCGAGAAACTGAAAACTGCTTTGATATTTGATGCTGAGCAACCGGGGCGGTTTGTCCAGATTATGATTCAACGCACCTTGTCGGAACCTATGAATACGGTAAACAGTCAGTGGCGGGATTTTATCGAACAGTTATGGCTTGCGATATTGAACCAGCGCCTGACGTTGATGGTGGATCATCAGCAGTTTTCCCGAGCCAGTATTCGTGAACAGAGCGTTTTATTGTCGCCGTCTTTACAGCAGCACCTTGCCATTCTTTATCCCGTTGATGGTGATTATGAAGACAGTATAAGGCGATTTTCCCGTGAACTTCACAGGCTGGCAAAGGTACCTGTGTCTCAGGCCGAGTTAGACGCTGTTCGAAACGTATTGTTGCAGAAACTGGCGCGGAAGAGTGCTTCTTCCGCGCGTTACTCCAGCCGTTATTTGTTGAACAGAATTATGGATGCTGACTCCTTCCAGTTACCTGTGATGGATAAACATCAAGAACTGGAGATGGTGACAACGTTCCTGCAAGAGGTTACGCCAAGTCACCTCCAAGCGTCTGTGCAGTCAATGCTGCAGGAAGCAAGGGTCAATATTGCACTGATCGGGCCGGACAGTGACAGGAAAAAAATTCAGGAACAAACGGTTGCCAGCGCCTGGGAGCAGGGATTGGGGAGTAAAGTGGGTTCATTCACGCTCAGGCATCAGGCAGTGGATTTTGATTTAATACCATCAGGCTCAACAACGCCAGCCAGTAAACAGTTGCTCAATTTGAAGGGAGAAAGCAGCAGCGGAACCGGAGAAAAGTGGGTACTGCCTAATGGTTTGACCATCCTGCTGTACAGTGACCCGGATCTGAGTGATCAGGTGCAGCTGAATCTGAGAATTGCAGGCGGACGCTCTCTGGAAACTGAAACTGGTAGGAACTGGATATCGACTGCGCTGAACCTGCCGTTTTCCTGCGGGTTTGAGGAGTACTCCCGAAAAGACCTGATGGCGCTTAATAAGCAATATGACATGTCACTTTCACCATATAGTGAACTGCTTCATCATGGTTTTCGTGGAGAATCCTCTGTGGAAAGTCTGGAGCCATTGCTTAAAGTGCTGAACATGCGTTTGAGGCGACCTGTATTTTGTCAGGATCAGCTGAACCGTATTCTGATTTTGCAAAAACAGCAGATGAAGCATCTTCCAGCAGAGCGTCGCTTTATGGATGCGATTACTCTGGCGGCATTTGACCATGGTGATACGCTGGTACTGCAACCAAAATCTCTTGCTGAAGCGCCGTCTGCCAATGACCTGAAACAGGTGGATCAGCGACTACTGAGCGACCCATCCACCATGGTGGTCAGTATTAGTAGTCGGCTACCTGTGAAGAAAATGGGAGAGCTGGCCAGCAGTTGGCTGGGATCACTCCAGAAACTGGAAGCCTTACCCTATGATGGCTGGCGTGATCAGGGTGTTCGCCCTAAGCACAAAGCTATGGAGCAGCGCTTCCCGTGGGGCAGCAGTCCAAAATCAATGGTTCAGATTCAGTACAGCCATAATGCTCAGTGGAGTAAACGTAATCAGCTAGTCATGGCAATGATTGAATCTGCCGTCAATCAGCGTTTACGACAAGTGTTGCGTGTTGAGAACTCTGGTGTGTATGCCATTCACATGTCTCAACTGCTGGCAAGAGACCCACAGCCCTACTATCTCGGTCGACTAAACTTTACTACAGCGCCGACAAAGGCTGATGACCTGGCGACAAGAGCTGATGCCGTAGTTCAGGGGCTTGTCAGTAAAGGCATGACCATGGCTGAGTTTAAACAGGCTCACAGAATGGTTGCGATGAAGCGGAAACAGCAACAGGCCAGTGCCGTGTACTGGACGTCAGCCCTGGCTCAGTCGATGGGGGACGGGGCGAAAATTGAGGAGCTGTCAGATGCCGCAGCCCAGCTAGACTCTATCACACTGGACGAAGTGAATGGTTTGATGGGGCAGGTATTGGGTCGTAACCGGAAACTATTTGTTCTTGAGCCGATGGACAAACGTGCAAGTTGA
- a CDS encoding ABC transporter ATP-binding protein/permease, which translates to MNQLALFWRLIKPYWWSRQRLPSLALLFVVLATSLSSVWFSVELNQWNGDFYNALQKLDGSQIYPLLKSYIIIIGALILVLVYSDYLQKKLVIQWREWMTKDLCRRWLSKDSHHYRLQLNQEEPDNPDQRIAEDVKLLVETSLTLLLSFLRSVLTLGSFIVILWNLSGNITLPLGGGDLEIPGYMVWVCVLYTLLGTGITHVIGKPLHQLNFQQQKREADFRVALVQRRQHSEAIAGQQGEGRDRDDLNGSFREVALNWYSLMIRDRNLSFFTTGYAQITMMAPIFFALPQFLSGTILLGGLMQIRMAFSKVSGALSWFIYAYRDLAKWSATIERLSRFEDTLDQQVSHRIKPVKSASGAGELILRAQLNTHLNHGKPLLNNVSLLLSPGTLTILHGRSGLGKTSLLRTLSGFDPNFDGKIAHSEKAFWIPQRLYLGGSTLKSIITYPQCGSSFSQHDCEFALKRIGLTHLIDELDESGSWQQRLSSGEQQRVMFGRLLLNRPKLILLDETTSALDTKAAIEMLTLLREELSESAVVLVTHQTQLHEYADTVVNLESNYPNKIREARELQEN; encoded by the coding sequence ATGAATCAACTGGCGCTATTCTGGCGACTCATAAAGCCGTACTGGTGGAGTCGTCAGCGATTGCCTTCTCTGGCTTTACTCTTTGTGGTGCTGGCTACCAGTCTTTCTTCAGTCTGGTTCAGTGTGGAGTTAAATCAGTGGAACGGAGATTTTTATAATGCTCTGCAAAAACTGGATGGCTCTCAAATATATCCACTACTGAAGTCGTACATCATTATCATCGGTGCCTTGATACTGGTATTGGTGTATTCGGATTATTTGCAGAAAAAACTGGTGATCCAGTGGCGTGAATGGATGACAAAAGACCTTTGTCGTCGGTGGTTGTCTAAAGACAGTCATCACTACCGCCTCCAGTTAAATCAGGAAGAACCGGATAACCCGGACCAGCGGATTGCTGAAGATGTAAAGCTGTTGGTTGAAACCTCTCTAACACTACTGCTCTCTTTTCTTCGCTCGGTTCTGACTTTGGGCTCTTTTATTGTCATCTTATGGAATTTATCCGGAAATATCACATTGCCTCTTGGGGGGGGTGATCTTGAGATTCCGGGATACATGGTTTGGGTCTGTGTGCTGTATACCCTGTTAGGCACCGGAATTACCCACGTCATTGGTAAACCTTTGCACCAGCTGAATTTTCAACAACAAAAGCGTGAGGCCGATTTTCGTGTTGCACTGGTTCAGCGTCGCCAGCATAGCGAAGCCATTGCCGGACAACAAGGGGAGGGCCGAGACAGGGATGACCTGAATGGTAGTTTTCGGGAGGTCGCTCTTAATTGGTACAGCTTGATGATCAGGGACCGGAACCTGTCATTTTTTACAACGGGTTACGCCCAGATCACGATGATGGCACCCATCTTTTTTGCACTGCCTCAGTTTCTTTCTGGCACGATTCTTCTGGGTGGTCTGATGCAGATCCGGATGGCGTTTTCTAAGGTTTCCGGAGCATTAAGCTGGTTTATTTATGCCTACCGGGATCTGGCAAAATGGAGTGCCACAATCGAGCGACTGAGTCGATTTGAGGACACCCTTGATCAGCAGGTCAGTCATCGTATTAAGCCTGTGAAATCGGCTTCCGGTGCTGGTGAGCTTATTTTGAGGGCACAACTCAATACACACCTGAATCATGGCAAGCCACTGTTAAACAACGTCAGTCTGTTATTGTCTCCGGGAACTCTGACGATACTGCATGGACGCTCAGGGCTTGGAAAAACCAGCCTTTTGCGAACGCTGAGCGGTTTCGATCCGAATTTTGACGGTAAAATTGCCCACAGTGAAAAAGCCTTCTGGATACCACAGCGGCTTTATCTTGGGGGAAGTACTCTGAAATCCATCATCACCTATCCACAATGTGGGTCATCTTTTTCACAGCATGACTGTGAATTTGCGTTGAAGAGAATTGGGCTTACACACCTTATAGACGAGCTTGATGAAAGCGGAAGCTGGCAGCAGCGGCTCTCTTCTGGCGAACAGCAAAGAGTTATGTTCGGGCGACTGCTTTTGAACCGACCCAAATTGATTTTGCTGGATGAGACAACATCGGCACTGGATACCAAAGCCGCTATCGAAATGCTGACTCTGCTTCGTGAAGAGTTATCTGAATCTGCGGTGGTTTTGGTCACCCATCAAACACAGTTGCACGAGTATGCGGATACCGTTGTAAACCTTGAATCTAATTATCCAAATAAAATCCGGGAAGCCCGAGAACTCCAGGAAAATTAA
- a CDS encoding ubiquinone biosynthesis accessory factor UbiJ, with protein sequence MAERLSSKPECSLDPSIKTGLLASIEAMVNKTLTLDPVTIKRLGRHQGSVLRVECLEPDFACWLWIESYGIRLAGYHEGEVDATIKGSLVSFMELAGRRFATFEDVAGLETEGDETLIADLGEIHKGMELDWEGLVCRYLGDVAGHAVSEGVRRVSDGLQQLFQRSVRQVPDYLQEELQVLPSPADREFAQSEVNALQDRTEELAKRVSALEEQIKSKHK encoded by the coding sequence ATGGCAGAACGGCTTTCTTCAAAACCAGAGTGTTCGCTTGATCCTTCCATTAAAACAGGCTTGCTGGCTTCCATCGAAGCAATGGTCAACAAGACGCTTACGCTTGATCCGGTAACCATAAAACGGTTAGGCAGGCACCAGGGATCAGTGCTTCGGGTGGAATGTCTGGAGCCGGACTTTGCTTGCTGGCTGTGGATTGAATCCTACGGCATACGTCTGGCTGGTTACCACGAAGGTGAGGTGGATGCCACAATTAAAGGCTCCCTGGTGTCGTTTATGGAGCTGGCAGGGCGACGTTTTGCCACCTTTGAAGACGTGGCCGGACTGGAGACAGAAGGGGATGAAACCCTGATTGCTGATCTTGGGGAAATACACAAAGGCATGGAGCTGGACTGGGAAGGTCTGGTGTGTCGCTATCTGGGTGATGTTGCCGGGCACGCGGTATCAGAAGGGGTTCGTCGTGTATCCGATGGGCTTCAGCAGCTGTTTCAACGGTCTGTCCGTCAGGTGCCGGACTATCTTCAGGAAGAGTTACAGGTGTTGCCTTCTCCGGCAGACAGGGAGTTTGCACAGTCTGAAGTGAACGCTTTACAAGACCGCACCGAAGAATTAGCCAAACGAGTCTCTGCTCTGGAAGAGCAGATAAAATCGAAACATAAATAA
- a CDS encoding DUF971 domain-containing protein — protein MTPPVPSAINLHKRSRELELTYSDGQRFKLSCELLRVLSPSAEVQGHGKPVLQTGKKNVVITGIEAVGNYAIKLIFDDGHNSGLFSWDYLYDLCVNQDSHWEDYLRQLHAAGASRDPEVSVVKLM, from the coding sequence ATGACACCCCCTGTCCCCTCAGCCATTAACCTGCACAAACGCTCCAGAGAACTGGAGCTGACCTACAGCGATGGACAGCGCTTTAAGCTTTCCTGCGAATTGCTCCGGGTTCTCAGTCCTTCGGCAGAAGTTCAGGGGCATGGCAAGCCGGTGCTGCAGACCGGTAAAAAGAATGTGGTGATCACAGGCATTGAAGCGGTGGGCAACTACGCCATCAAGCTGATTTTTGATGATGGCCATAACAGCGGCCTGTTCAGCTGGGACTATCTTTACGACCTGTGTGTGAATCAGGACAGTCACTGGGAAGATTATCTGCGCCAGCTTCATGCGGCCGGTGCCAGCCGTGATCCGGAAGTGTCTGTGGTAAAACTTATGTGA